Proteins from one Chitinophaga oryzae genomic window:
- a CDS encoding PKD domain-containing protein, protein MKNFYWQALTLATLLFSASCRKDALTDEWKTSEVSRTALVSHVTVRPATLTSSPLISTVYTYMPAPGQFINESGLGSVTAAQALVGSTTNMVSLGNYGGYIVFGFDHSVVNGAGADIGIYGNPSGPTYQWSEPGIVMVSQDLNANGIPDDPWYELAGSEYSASGTVKNYSVTYYNPHAAGTNVNWKDNQGNSGYVQANAWHTANNYYPAMAPNQDSVTFTGTKLVNTLTSGGILTNLAFAWGYSDSYSGEYATLGYNTVDIANAVNASGQAVTLNAIDFVKVYTGQNCNAGAMLGEISTEVRGARDLHL, encoded by the coding sequence ATGAAAAATTTCTATTGGCAGGCATTAACCCTGGCCACCCTGTTGTTCTCGGCTTCCTGCCGTAAAGATGCTTTGACCGATGAGTGGAAGACCTCCGAAGTCTCCCGTACCGCTCTTGTCAGCCATGTGACGGTCAGACCGGCCACGCTGACCAGCAGTCCGCTGATCAGTACCGTATACACATATATGCCGGCACCGGGGCAGTTCATCAATGAATCCGGCCTGGGCTCCGTTACCGCCGCGCAGGCGCTGGTGGGCAGCACTACCAACATGGTGTCGCTGGGCAACTACGGTGGTTACATCGTTTTCGGTTTTGACCATTCCGTAGTAAACGGCGCAGGGGCAGATATCGGCATCTATGGCAATCCGTCAGGCCCTACGTACCAATGGTCTGAGCCGGGTATTGTAATGGTGAGCCAGGACCTCAACGCCAACGGCATCCCCGACGACCCCTGGTATGAACTGGCAGGCAGCGAATACAGCGCTTCCGGTACCGTTAAAAATTACAGCGTCACGTATTATAACCCTCATGCCGCCGGTACCAATGTTAACTGGAAAGACAACCAGGGCAACAGCGGTTATGTACAGGCCAACGCCTGGCATACGGCCAACAACTACTATCCGGCTATGGCGCCTAACCAGGACTCCGTGACTTTTACCGGCACCAAACTGGTAAACACGCTGACGTCCGGCGGTATCCTTACCAACCTGGCTTTCGCCTGGGGGTATAGTGACAGCTATTCCGGTGAGTACGCCACGCTGGGGTACAATACGGTGGATATTGCCAACGCTGTGAATGCGAGCGGTCAGGCGGTGACGCTGAACGCCATTGATTTTGTAAAGGTATATACCGGCCAGAACTGCAATGCAGGCGCTATGTTGGGAGAGATTTCCACAGAAGTGAGAGGAGCGCGTGATTTACATTTATAA
- a CDS encoding AAA family ATPase, producing MKIIIFGASGAGASTLAKAFARENGYEQLDADHYYWLKTERPYETKRDPAERNKLFLEALHQHDKVVVAGSVLNWDPTIPGLFDLAVFLWLPPDIRMQRLILREKQRYGSLLESDPWLKKESAAFIAWAARYDEPGFSGRSLTLHKKQIAQLKIPVLEINGDFPLAERLQRVQEKIAAIKYQAATRR from the coding sequence ATGAAGATCATTATTTTCGGAGCTTCCGGCGCCGGCGCCAGCACCCTGGCCAAAGCATTTGCCAGAGAAAACGGCTACGAGCAGCTGGACGCGGACCATTACTACTGGCTTAAGACTGAACGTCCGTACGAAACCAAACGCGACCCGGCCGAACGGAACAAACTGTTCCTGGAAGCCCTTCACCAGCACGATAAAGTGGTAGTGGCCGGTTCTGTGCTCAACTGGGACCCCACCATCCCCGGCCTGTTTGACCTCGCCGTTTTCCTGTGGCTGCCCCCCGACATCCGGATGCAGCGGCTCATCCTCCGGGAAAAACAACGCTATGGCTCCCTGCTGGAATCCGACCCGTGGCTCAAAAAAGAAAGCGCCGCTTTTATCGCCTGGGCCGCCCGCTACGACGAGCCCGGCTTCTCCGGCCGCAGCCTTACCCTGCATAAAAAACAGATCGCTCAACTGAAAATACCCGTCCTGGAGATAAACGGGGATTTTCCGTTGGCAGAAAGACTGCAGCGGGTGCAGGAAAAAATCGCCGCCATAAAATACCAGGCTGCCACCCGGCGGTAA
- a CDS encoding NUDIX domain-containing protein: MKQSAGILLYRKNKKITEYFLVHPGGPFFRTKDAGWWSIPKGEIGPGEAPLQAAIREFEEETGYRPEGTFVPLQPIRQKSGKQVLCWATEGDLDPEKIVSNLFEIEWPPRSGKKKQFPEIDRAAWFDAETAKKMIYPQQAAFIEELLKARG, from the coding sequence ATGAAACAAAGTGCGGGCATTCTGCTCTACAGGAAAAACAAAAAAATAACGGAGTACTTCCTGGTACATCCCGGCGGTCCTTTCTTCCGGACAAAAGATGCCGGCTGGTGGAGCATACCCAAAGGAGAAATAGGGCCCGGTGAAGCGCCCCTGCAGGCGGCTATCCGGGAGTTTGAAGAGGAAACCGGCTACCGCCCGGAGGGAACGTTCGTGCCCCTGCAGCCCATCCGGCAGAAGAGCGGTAAACAAGTGCTCTGCTGGGCCACCGAAGGCGATCTCGATCCGGAAAAAATTGTCAGCAACCTGTTTGAAATAGAATGGCCACCCCGTTCCGGCAAAAAGAAACAGTTCCCCGAAATAGACAGGGCTGCATGGTTCGATGCGGAGACCGCTAAAAAAATGATTTATCCGCAACAGGCGGCGTTCATCGAGGAATTATTGAAAGCCCGGGGCTAG
- a CDS encoding DUF5074 domain-containing protein: MKSIKCLALAASLLTLFAACKKENADSGLGLHPKENAVTAQAGMNAFGKYENGFLMVHEGQYGVNNGDLWYYSYDSNKVAKDIYKKENPTKNLGPTTSTLQFASIFNNKVYMVVKVGGPLVATDAHTLVETGRIANLPQSEGYAFVGVDASRGLLSAVDGVYRISLSGPTLGTKVAGINGPAGDMLLAGNYVFVMTKDDGVVALNASDYSIAKKFGIGDAGFARTNDGTVWVTGKDSLVAINPTSLAVSRVKLPFATTNPWAYLSWRSGSLTSNGTAVFIAERKSTAGIGGNIEYGGTKLYRYVPGNAASLSAPFLTVPSGQYFYGSAVRYNAARNELLVITLTDEFGASNDNRWLMYDPGTAALKETVRYSGYYFPALPVFY; this comes from the coding sequence ATGAAATCAATCAAGTGTTTGGCCCTGGCGGCCTCGCTGCTAACCCTGTTTGCCGCCTGTAAAAAAGAAAATGCAGATTCCGGATTAGGACTGCACCCCAAAGAAAACGCTGTGACCGCGCAGGCTGGCATGAACGCATTCGGGAAATATGAAAACGGTTTCCTGATGGTACATGAAGGACAGTACGGTGTCAACAACGGCGATCTCTGGTACTATAGCTATGACAGTAACAAGGTGGCAAAAGACATCTACAAAAAGGAAAACCCCACGAAGAACCTGGGACCTACTACCTCCACACTGCAGTTTGCCTCCATCTTTAACAACAAGGTATATATGGTGGTGAAAGTAGGAGGGCCGCTGGTAGCAACGGATGCGCATACACTCGTGGAAACGGGCAGGATTGCCAATCTGCCGCAGAGCGAAGGCTATGCTTTTGTAGGGGTGGATGCATCGAGAGGCTTGCTGAGCGCGGTAGACGGCGTGTACCGCATCAGTCTTTCCGGTCCCACGCTGGGCACTAAAGTGGCGGGCATCAACGGTCCTGCAGGTGATATGCTGCTGGCGGGCAACTATGTATTTGTAATGACCAAAGACGACGGGGTAGTGGCGCTGAATGCTTCCGACTACAGCATCGCAAAAAAATTCGGTATCGGCGACGCCGGCTTCGCCCGCACCAACGACGGCACTGTATGGGTAACCGGTAAGGATTCGCTCGTAGCGATTAATCCCACTTCGCTGGCGGTGTCCCGCGTGAAGCTGCCTTTCGCTACCACCAACCCGTGGGCTTACCTGTCCTGGCGCTCCGGTTCACTGACTTCCAACGGCACCGCTGTGTTTATCGCTGAGCGTAAGTCAACCGCCGGTATCGGTGGCAACATCGAATATGGCGGCACAAAATTATACCGTTATGTGCCCGGCAATGCAGCGTCCCTGTCAGCGCCCTTCCTGACGGTACCTTCCGGCCAGTATTTTTACGGTTCTGCCGTACGGTATAACGCGGCGCGTAATGAACTGCTCGTGATCACGCTCACTGACGAATTTGGCGCCAGTAACGATAACCGCTGGCTGATGTACGACCCCGGCACTGCTGCGCTGAAAGAAACAGTGAGGTATTCCGGATACTATTTTCCGGCATTACCGGTATTCTATTGA
- a CDS encoding ABC transporter permease codes for MTKKYSQLRAGLVMARASLIATLRSPTSVVFALLFPIIFVTVFGAMVDNTAVKIPVAIAPGSDTSSPVYHALKEISIFSLSKETDSLAQLNALKKGRIAGIIHVPAPVLTSPVPQYGLTLFSSGAVADKRPLIQAALQEVTSRINQQVLQGQPVAAKLDVVTVPGRVYRQIDFILPGQLGFSLLMAGVFGSAFLLFNLRHTLVLKRIFVTPVSRASLLFGEMMSRLVFQIICFIIITALGYFAFDFTLVNGILTFLEMLLLSVFGLVIFTGIGFMISGVIRNESSIAPVANTITVPQILLCGLFFPVENYPVWLRTFCEYLPLTFFVDGLRKIAFEGAHIWQVPVQLGGLTVWAAIVAVLSVKMFKWE; via the coding sequence ATGACAAAAAAATATAGTCAGCTCAGGGCCGGCCTGGTGATGGCCCGGGCAAGCCTGATCGCTACCCTTCGAAGCCCTACTTCGGTTGTATTCGCCCTGTTGTTTCCCATCATTTTTGTGACGGTGTTCGGCGCCATGGTAGATAATACTGCGGTGAAAATCCCTGTAGCCATCGCTCCCGGCAGCGATACCAGCAGTCCTGTATACCATGCTTTAAAAGAGATCAGTATTTTCAGCCTGTCGAAAGAAACCGACTCGCTGGCGCAACTTAATGCCCTGAAGAAAGGACGCATAGCCGGTATCATTCATGTGCCGGCGCCGGTGCTCACTTCGCCGGTACCTCAATATGGACTTACCCTGTTCAGCTCCGGTGCTGTGGCTGATAAACGCCCGCTGATACAGGCAGCGCTGCAGGAAGTAACCAGCCGCATCAACCAGCAGGTGCTGCAGGGGCAGCCCGTCGCCGCAAAGCTCGACGTGGTAACGGTCCCCGGCCGCGTATACCGCCAGATCGATTTTATCCTTCCGGGACAGCTGGGCTTCTCCCTGTTAATGGCGGGCGTATTCGGTTCCGCCTTCCTGCTGTTCAACCTGCGGCATACGCTGGTGTTGAAACGCATTTTCGTAACACCTGTCAGCCGCGCCTCCCTGCTGTTTGGAGAGATGATGAGCCGCCTCGTGTTTCAGATCATTTGTTTTATCATCATCACTGCATTGGGTTATTTCGCGTTTGACTTCACGCTGGTCAACGGTATCCTCACTTTCCTGGAGATGCTGCTGCTGTCGGTGTTCGGACTGGTGATCTTTACCGGCATCGGTTTTATGATCAGCGGCGTTATCCGCAACGAAAGCTCCATCGCCCCGGTGGCCAATACCATCACGGTACCGCAGATATTGCTGTGCGGCCTCTTTTTCCCGGTAGAAAACTACCCGGTATGGCTGCGCACTTTCTGTGAATACCTGCCCCTCACTTTCTTTGTGGACGGCCTGCGGAAGATCGCCTTTGAAGGCGCGCATATCTGGCAGGTGCCCGTGCAGCTGGGCGGACTGACCGTATGGGCAGCTATTGTTGCTGTGTTGTCTGTAAAGATGTTTAAATGGGAATAA
- a CDS encoding AAA family ATPase has translation MKKVITGKDIVRQLKADLIGKDSYRGVTLTYTWLANQFGHFSLGFIPTFVGYLVLKRHLPEQQASLYAALAVSLFWLTFEIFNFLGPLLSGKSRSSYIFQPAWGNIAFDTVTDLMYFWSGAFMASILCAYTTIAMAVLAVLTLLVLYPAYYWYLTKMYLQVPSYPFQFRLSQWSTKHIPEENIALVRRFLDNKEQGMHLFLFGPKRSGKTSLSVAIATEMSIRHRSAVYTSAMKLYCMFFEHDDDSAANVLWTWRKASILVIDDINPGDPIKEDIISPERFLSFVDTFSTNDINRTVLRQTNVIWVLGDDDASRKLSERWQDMLTGIGVEKEKLLSLNLQLYNEAPAKAEYDLRMQS, from the coding sequence ATGAAAAAAGTGATTACAGGCAAAGATATCGTCCGCCAACTGAAAGCAGATCTGATCGGCAAAGACTCCTACCGCGGAGTGACGCTGACCTATACCTGGCTGGCCAACCAGTTCGGGCACTTCTCCCTGGGCTTCATCCCCACCTTTGTGGGATACCTGGTCCTGAAAAGACACCTTCCGGAGCAACAGGCCTCCCTCTACGCCGCACTGGCAGTGAGCCTGTTCTGGCTGACCTTCGAAATCTTTAACTTCCTCGGCCCGCTGCTGTCCGGCAAGTCCAGGAGCAGCTATATCTTTCAGCCCGCCTGGGGCAACATTGCCTTTGATACCGTCACCGACCTGATGTATTTCTGGTCAGGCGCCTTTATGGCCTCTATCCTTTGCGCCTATACGACAATTGCGATGGCGGTGCTGGCAGTGCTTACCCTGCTGGTGCTTTACCCGGCCTATTACTGGTATCTCACTAAAATGTACCTGCAGGTGCCCTCCTATCCTTTCCAGTTCAGGCTGAGCCAGTGGAGCACCAAACATATCCCGGAAGAAAACATCGCGCTGGTGCGCCGTTTCCTGGACAACAAGGAACAGGGCATGCACCTGTTCCTCTTTGGCCCTAAACGCAGCGGCAAAACAAGCCTGAGCGTGGCTATCGCTACAGAAATGTCTATCCGCCACCGCTCCGCCGTATATACCTCCGCCATGAAACTGTACTGCATGTTCTTTGAACATGACGACGACAGCGCGGCCAACGTACTGTGGACCTGGCGCAAAGCTTCCATTCTTGTCATCGATGATATTAATCCGGGAGACCCGATCAAGGAAGATATCATCAGCCCCGAACGGTTCCTGAGCTTTGTCGATACCTTCTCCACCAACGATATTAACCGCACGGTGCTGCGGCAGACCAATGTGATCTGGGTACTGGGCGATGACGACGCCTCCCGGAAACTGTCGGAAAGATGGCAGGACATGCTCACCGGTATCGGTGTGGAGAAAGAGAAACTGCTGTCTCTCAATCTCCAGTTATACAACGAAGCCCCTGCTAAGGCAGAATATGATTTGCGTATGCAAAGCTGA
- a CDS encoding LuxR C-terminal-related transcriptional regulator, translated as MDSDKPGHYSKTFITDVPADLSSPEAQHFKKTIRRFPDEAIYIYSFKENRMMYADGWEPLLGYRDDEITMMTIVNITAPEYAPFSNELNDKALMFLHNKTKDLEQYSFTIELKKIHKDGTHVPLISKVGVFATEEGRVTAIIGHSQKNESIQLGNVMRYAAYGPEKSAFEEELNKQLFRHYAISEKEKEALSLVAEGFSFKEIAARFGVSQSAIEKRIIPMYKRFEVKSLTHLISFAYANHILP; from the coding sequence ATGGATTCTGATAAGCCAGGGCACTATTCCAAAACATTTATTACCGACGTACCGGCTGACCTGAGCAGTCCGGAGGCACAGCATTTCAAGAAAACCATCCGGCGGTTCCCGGATGAGGCGATTTATATCTATTCATTCAAGGAAAACCGCATGATGTACGCCGATGGCTGGGAGCCGCTCCTGGGCTACCGGGATGATGAAATCACCATGATGACCATCGTCAACATCACGGCGCCGGAATACGCGCCTTTCTCCAATGAGCTGAACGATAAGGCGCTGATGTTTTTACACAACAAAACAAAAGACCTCGAGCAATACAGCTTTACCATTGAGCTGAAAAAGATCCATAAAGACGGTACGCATGTACCGCTGATTTCCAAAGTAGGGGTGTTTGCCACGGAAGAAGGGCGGGTAACAGCCATCATCGGGCATTCCCAGAAAAATGAGAGTATCCAGCTGGGCAATGTGATGCGCTACGCGGCCTATGGCCCCGAAAAATCGGCCTTTGAGGAAGAGCTGAATAAACAGCTGTTCCGCCACTACGCCATCTCCGAAAAGGAAAAAGAGGCTTTATCGCTTGTAGCGGAAGGGTTTTCCTTCAAAGAGATCGCCGCCCGCTTCGGGGTGTCCCAATCGGCCATCGAAAAACGGATCATCCCGATGTATAAGCGTTTTGAAGTGAAGAGCCTGACGCACCTGATCAGCTTTGCATACGCAAATCATATTCTGCCTTAG